The Triticum dicoccoides isolate Atlit2015 ecotype Zavitan chromosome 6A, WEW_v2.0, whole genome shotgun sequence genome has a window encoding:
- the LOC119316125 gene encoding 60S ribosomal protein L37-2-like produces MPRGPARIITNSRLLEPLGFGALFFLLSSSLGGGAEATGEGEMTKGTGSFGKRRNKTHTLCIRCGRRSFHLQKSTCSSCGYPAARIRKYNWSVKAIRRKTTGTGRMRYMRHVPRRFKSNFREGTEAAPRSKGASSSGN; encoded by the exons ATGCCCAGGGGCCCCGCTAGAATAATAACAAACAG CCGCCTCCTCGAGCCGCTAGGTTTTGgtgctctcttcttcctcctctcctcctccctcggcggcggcgcggaggcgacAGGCGAAGGCGAAATG ACGAAGGGAACGGGCAGCTTCGGCAAGCGCCGGAACAAGACCCACACGCTGTGCATCCGCTGCGGCCGCCGCAGCTTCCACCTGCAGAAGAGCACCTGCTCCTCGTGCGGCTACCCCGCCGCCCGCATCCGCAAGT ACAACTGGAGTGTGAAGGCCATCAGGAGGAAGACCACCGGCACCGGGAGGATGAGGTACATGCGCCATGTGCCCAGGAGGTTCAAGAGCAACTTCAGAGAGG GAACTGAGGCCGCACCAAGGAGCAAGGGGGCCTCTTCCAGCGGCAACTAG